Genomic window (Henningerozyma blattae CBS 6284 chromosome 10, complete genome):
ACAGTATCAAGAACACCTGAAGTTTGTTTTCTCAATCGTAAAATATCTTGATCAGATGGAATAAAGtttttctttgaaattcttgaaatatGGTGTAAAAAGTAAGGTGCTGAATCcattaaatagaatttatttctatCTGGGCCATTTATCAGTTGTTTAGTTTCAGGTAAATGCCATATTTTGTATAATGTAACGTAATACTCTCTGGGGAATTGATTTACCTTTGACATTTTTAACTTATTTTCCCTTGCATAATCCAAGAAGcgttttatttgatttttagtTAATTGTGAACGTTTATTATGATGATCTGTAGGATTATCCTTTGTATTGGAAacatctttattttcatttatgGCATCCTCCTCCGTGTTAGATTGAGTTTTTACATTAATTTCTGAATTTGTTATcgtatttatttttgtattttccGATCGTTCAGATTCTAACTCCTCTTCTATTTCtccttcttcttcctcttcttcttcttcttcttcttcttcctcttcctcttcttcctcttcttcctcttcttcctcttcttcctcttcttcttcgtcatcttcttcagatTGGctagaatttttttctgacatttttttagtatttgaatttttaatttttttctttgaagtaatttttaaaaataaagtctTTATATGTATATCATCTTTATCACCGAATTTCCTTAATgcattaattaaatcttgGCCAATCTCTAATAGATTATCGTATATGCAAGCTCTATAATGAATTCTTTCATCAATAGAAAATCCATTTTgatgtataatttttaattgtcTTAGAATAGTTGATTTACCACTTTCACCTGCACCTAATAGCAGTACTTTTACTTCTTCATTTGAGTCATTTGAATCTTGGAAATTTATAGAGGTAGGTATGGAACTATCCAAAgcattattactattaatattactgTTCCTATCacttatattattattattattaaattcatttatatcattattgttattgctattggtattattggtactattattattcttatgGTAGttattcattatatttgaattatttgttttcGTATTATTGCTTGTTGAAGTGGTTATGTTATCGTTAtggtttttattatcattataaaTATGGGAATTGTCATTAGTAGTATTATCATTGTAACTTGTAGTTTTCGACGTTGGGTTATTATTCGCCGTATTCTTATGTGAAGAGTTGTGTTTTGTTGTGGAAGATTTTGTCCTACTTCTTGCTGTAGTAGTCTCTGTTCTTGTATCCTTTCTATTGACTGAATCATATCTCGGAGTATCATCCTCTTTCGAACCACATAACCCCATTTTAACgatgaatataaaaatgtgTAGATGAGAATTTAAGTGTGGGTTAATGAGGGTGGTTCTTTCAGTTATCAATTTATTGGAAGTTTTAACGTTTAAAactaaacaaaaatataataaaaaagctTGGTGAAATGTCAATTGGTAACTTAATAAAtgttaattataaatatattatccaattcaaaaaaagaaaaaaaaaaaaaataaaaaagagtTGAGATGGATTAACAGAGAGAGAATTTAAGAATGTAagaaacaaataattaaatttgatatactgtaaaaatagaacaaaataaattggCCTTAGTATCCATCCAAtccttaatttttttaaatagaaAGCTTTCtgttatcaaatattatataatatacatttttcaacttaattttaaattttcaaatgtaTCTATTTTACCAAGGAAACTGAATCTCCCTCACTTTGGAGTCAATACCGAAATCATCGTGATTACCCGGACAGGCCATCGGATCGTACAaaagattcaaaaattagatGAGATCCCCTGCAATCATTGGTTGAAACAAAAGTGTGTTAGAATGCTAAAAGAGCGGTTATAATAGGTATCTGTAACAATTGCTATGAGAGGGTCTTCAGATGTCATAAAAGAGATGTATTTCTATGTACAACAGGAAGATTATGATATGTTTTGGAAGTGAGCCAAAAATGAATCTATCCCATGAGGTCTAgtaattaatgaaattatctGTTCTTCTATATCAAGATAATTAACTGTACTTCAGTTTTAATGTAATTCTATATATACTCGGTGCTTATCGTGTTTCACGTGACATGTCTCAAGCACCATTTTGACATAGCTCAGAAGATATGTGTGCATAGTAGTGTACAATGTCTTTGTCTAGACatcatatatttatctATCAGATTTTTATAGGGATTCAATTATACAATGTGTATACCGTTGTACAACATACAATATGTTGAAAATGaatgttaataaatataataggTCTTTATGCGTAAACAAGTAATAATTACTAGTTTAGGAATAATAGAAGAGTATGAtgtacaaataataatactaataaaatcCCAATTAGATAATCCATGTGTCATAAGATTAACTATTAAAGTAAATGATGTgtcataatattatatatcaaattataaGTATCATGATACACTAGACAAGTAAGCTaagtgaaaatattttcattaggtATAGAACATGAATTGGCCCTTCTCGTCCAAAATTGAAACGTATAAATAGCCTGCATAAATTCGTTTATAAGTTTGtatttcttatatttatttttatatattttattcctACTCAGAAGGGTAGGAGGTTTCTATAATATAACGTTACTATTAACAacagaattattctctaaATAATGTCGGactctaatattaatacaactTATACTTTCGATAACAATATGTGATATTTCCTTAAGTACTTCgcaataaattataaaaggTTGCACTAACAAGTACAAGTTATATGAGCAAAAATTGAGTATAAAAGGTATTAACTTTGTATACTCCTTATGGCTCTCttgagaaaaatattttaaaatttcaggTTTTTATCCTTTGTATTTGTAATGAACAACATTATCAACTAATTATAAACGcgtaagaaaaaaatagagaaatataataaataaagggaaaattattattagtggTTACAACAGCTTTTTGAAAGAGCCAGTAAAACCAGAAGtaaaataacaatagatatagaaaaaaagtgaaaattaaaagtatttattAGGCCTTTCTGAAGAAAAGATAAGAGCGTTATTGAATtcataaataaaatattttcaagtTGAAGACACTCGAAAAGatttaaacaaattataaaaaaactaaacTATTGAAAAGCTAGTGAATAAAAACTTCTGAAACTAAGAAATAACACGTGCGAAAATCATAAGCACattgttt
Coding sequences:
- the GPA2 gene encoding guanine nucleotide-binding protein subunit alpha (similar to Saccharomyces cerevisiae GPA2 (YER020W); ancestral locus Anc_7.496); translation: MGLCGSKEDDTPRYDSVNRKDTRTETTTARSRTKSSTTKHNSSHKNTANNNPTSKTTSYNDNTTNDNSHIYNDNKNHNDNITTSTSNNTKTNNSNIMNNYHKNNNSTNNTNSNNNNDINEFNNNNNISDRNSNINSNNALDSSIPTSINFQDSNDSNEEVKVLLLGAGESGKSTILRQLKIIHQNGFSIDERIHYRACIYDNLLEIGQDLINALRKFGDKDDIHIKTLFLKITSKKKIKNSNTKKMSEKNSSQSEEDDEEEEEEEEEEEEEEEEEEEEEEEEEEEEEEGEIEEELESERSENTKINTITNSEINVKTQSNTEEDAINENKDVSNTKDNPTDHHNKRSQLTKNQIKRFLDYARENKLKMSKVNQFPREYYVTLYKIWHLPETKQLINGPDRNKFYLMDSAPYFLHHISRISKKNFIPSDQDILRLRKQTSGVLDTVVDMGSNFKMHVFDVGGQRSERKQWIHCFNNVTMVIFCVSLSEYDQFLMEDNAQNRFQESLVLFDNIINSRWFSRSSVVLFLNKIDLFAEKLSKIPLNKFFPDYTGGNDINKATKYILWRFMKLNRSNLTIYPHVTQATDTSNIKLVFAAIKETILENSLKASGVL